The following are encoded together in the Mesoterricola sediminis genome:
- a CDS encoding hydrogenase large subunit, producing the protein MTPATLPNGGALPLAAVPRLPFPAFQEAVTGACADGAKLVCLAAARDMTGFALLTVPGSPAFQALRTTFPARTFPSLTPTVPEAHLFEREICEQRGLKALGHPWFRPVRHHRPWSPAEDPWGRPDPVEPAVVDFHRIEGRQVHEVGVGPVHAGVIEPGHFRFQCVGETVVSLDISLGYQHRGLERTLPGGPHPLTLKHIETAAGDTTAGHAWAYCLAMEGLAGLQVPVRANLIRGLALELERLANHTGDLGAIAGDVGFLPTASYCGRLRGDWLNMTAVLCGSRLGRDLFRPGGVRFDVEPARIRDLRARLIATEAGTRDAVELMWATPSVLARLEGTGRVLRAHAENLGLVGPPARACGIPLDVRRDHPFGPYGDAEIEPACDDLGDVAARARVRWREIQASCAFLAWALDALEELPAGPCAVPAPPSLPPEHLAVGVTEGWRGAVTHLLATDWSGHVAFHKLVDPSFRNWPGLALALRGEGISDFPLCNKSFNLSYCGFDL; encoded by the coding sequence ATGACCCCCGCGACCCTTCCCAACGGCGGGGCCCTCCCCCTGGCCGCCGTGCCCCGGCTGCCCTTCCCCGCCTTCCAGGAGGCCGTGACCGGCGCCTGCGCCGACGGCGCGAAACTCGTCTGCCTCGCCGCGGCCCGGGACATGACCGGCTTCGCCCTCCTCACCGTCCCCGGCAGCCCGGCCTTCCAGGCCCTGCGCACCACCTTCCCCGCCCGGACCTTCCCCTCCCTCACGCCGACCGTGCCCGAGGCCCACCTGTTCGAGCGGGAGATCTGCGAGCAGCGCGGCCTGAAGGCCCTCGGGCACCCGTGGTTCCGGCCCGTGCGGCACCACCGCCCGTGGTCCCCCGCCGAGGACCCCTGGGGCCGCCCGGATCCGGTCGAGCCCGCCGTGGTGGATTTCCACCGCATCGAGGGCCGCCAGGTCCACGAGGTGGGGGTGGGCCCCGTCCACGCCGGCGTCATCGAGCCGGGCCACTTCCGGTTCCAGTGCGTGGGCGAGACGGTGGTCAGCCTCGACATCAGCCTGGGCTACCAGCACCGGGGCCTGGAGCGCACCCTGCCCGGGGGCCCCCATCCCCTCACCCTCAAGCACATCGAAACCGCCGCCGGCGACACCACCGCCGGCCACGCCTGGGCCTACTGCCTGGCCATGGAGGGCCTCGCGGGCCTCCAGGTGCCCGTCCGGGCCAACCTCATCCGGGGCCTGGCCCTGGAATTGGAGCGCCTGGCCAACCACACCGGCGACCTTGGCGCCATCGCCGGGGACGTGGGCTTCCTGCCCACGGCCAGCTACTGCGGCCGCCTCCGGGGCGACTGGCTGAACATGACGGCCGTCCTCTGCGGCAGCCGCCTGGGCCGGGACCTCTTCCGCCCCGGCGGGGTGCGCTTCGACGTGGAGCCGGCCCGGATCCGGGACCTGCGCGCCCGGCTCATCGCGACCGAGGCCGGCACCCGGGACGCGGTGGAGCTGATGTGGGCCACCCCGTCCGTGCTGGCCCGGCTCGAGGGCACGGGCCGCGTCCTGCGGGCCCACGCCGAGAATCTGGGCCTCGTCGGCCCACCGGCCCGCGCCTGCGGCATCCCCCTGGACGTGCGGCGCGACCACCCCTTCGGGCCCTACGGGGATGCGGAGATCGAGCCCGCCTGCGACGACCTGGGCGATGTGGCCGCCCGTGCACGCGTGCGCTGGCGGGAGATCCAGGCCAGCTGCGCCTTCCTCGCCTGGGCCCTGGACGCCCTGGAAGAGCTGCCCGCCGGCCCCTGCGCCGTCCCGGCCCCCCCGAGCCTCCCGCCCGAGCACCTGGCGGTGGGGGTCACCGAGGGCTGGCGGGGCGCCGTCACCCACCTCCTGGCCACGGACTGGTCCGGCCACGTGGCCTTCCACAAGCTGGTGGACCCCTCCTTCCGCAACTGGCCGGGCCTCGCCCTCGCCCTGCGCGGCGAGGGCATCTCCGACTTCCCCCTGTGCAACAAGAGCTTCAACCTCTCCTACTGCGGATTCGACCTCTGA
- the accB gene encoding acetyl-CoA carboxylase biotin carboxyl carrier protein, with product MTAAKKPAPARTASKPAQATPSAQPLALGMEDIKALIGLVAREHIDEFEMESGSVKFRIRKGGVPAAAAPAQAAAPAMPVPAMPTHTLVAPAQPAAEAPAGAKAEDPGIHHITSPIVGTFYRSPTPNGPSYVQPGDFVKPGQTLCIVEAMKLMNEIECDVAGEVVAVLVENGQPVEYGERLFAVRVR from the coding sequence ATGACCGCAGCCAAGAAGCCCGCACCTGCCCGTACTGCCTCCAAGCCCGCGCAGGCGACACCCTCCGCCCAGCCCCTGGCCTTGGGCATGGAGGACATCAAGGCCCTCATCGGCCTCGTCGCCCGCGAGCACATCGACGAGTTCGAGATGGAGTCGGGTTCCGTCAAGTTCCGCATCCGCAAGGGCGGCGTGCCCGCCGCGGCGGCCCCGGCCCAGGCCGCGGCCCCGGCCATGCCGGTGCCCGCGATGCCCACCCACACCCTGGTGGCGCCGGCCCAGCCCGCCGCCGAGGCCCCCGCCGGCGCCAAGGCGGAGGATCCGGGCATCCACCACATCACCAGCCCCATCGTCGGCACCTTCTACCGGAGCCCGACCCCCAACGGTCCCAGCTACGTCCAGCCCGGCGACTTCGTCAAGCCCGGCCAGACCCTCTGCATCGTGGAGGCCATGAAGCTCATGAACGAGATCGAGTGCGACGTGGCCGGCGAGGTCGTGGCCGTGCTGGTGGAGAACGGCCAGCCCGTGGAGTACGGCGAGCGCCTCTTCGCCGTGCGGGTGCGCTGA
- the accC gene encoding acetyl-CoA carboxylase biotin carboxylase subunit, with translation MSPVRRTAQRKPAARSGEPPFRKILIANRGEIALRVIQACKELGIQTVAVYSEADRNALHVRFADEDICIGPPASARSYLNIPQVIAAAEVTGAEAIHPGYGFLSENPHFVDVCHACGITFIGPNAEIIRMMGNKAQAKATMQAAGVPLMPGSDGVVETVEDALAWAERIGYPVIVKASAGGGGRGMRIVNSPEEMADQYNTARTEAKAAFTDDSVYMEKYLLEPRHIEVQILGDLFGNIIHLGERECSIQRRHQKLIEESPSPALTPELRRRIHETAVRAAKAVGYFNAGTIEFLLDARGDFFFMEMNTRVQVEHPVTEMVSGVDIVKEQIRIAAGRKLSYSQDDIVLRGHAVECRINAEDPWKFTPCPGRITALHFPGGPGIRMDTAMHQEATIPPYYDSMVAKLIAYGSDRTEALARMRRALDTLVVEGIRTTAPLHHRIIEHPDFVKGAFSTKWLEGFLADLEKERAEAAEA, from the coding sequence ATGAGCCCCGTCCGCCGCACCGCCCAGCGGAAGCCCGCCGCCCGTTCCGGCGAGCCGCCCTTCCGCAAGATCCTCATCGCCAACCGGGGCGAGATCGCCCTCCGGGTCATCCAGGCCTGCAAGGAACTCGGCATCCAGACGGTCGCCGTCTACTCCGAGGCCGACCGCAACGCCCTCCACGTGCGGTTCGCGGACGAGGACATCTGCATCGGACCGCCGGCGTCCGCCCGCTCCTACCTGAACATCCCCCAGGTGATCGCCGCCGCCGAGGTGACCGGGGCCGAGGCCATCCACCCCGGCTACGGCTTCCTCAGCGAGAACCCCCACTTCGTGGACGTGTGCCACGCCTGCGGCATCACCTTCATCGGCCCCAACGCCGAGATCATCCGCATGATGGGCAACAAGGCCCAGGCCAAGGCCACCATGCAGGCCGCGGGCGTGCCCCTCATGCCGGGCAGCGACGGCGTCGTCGAGACCGTCGAGGACGCCCTCGCCTGGGCCGAGCGGATCGGGTACCCGGTCATCGTCAAGGCCTCCGCCGGCGGCGGCGGGCGCGGCATGCGCATCGTGAACTCCCCGGAGGAGATGGCGGACCAGTACAACACCGCCCGCACCGAGGCCAAGGCCGCCTTCACCGACGACTCCGTCTACATGGAGAAGTACCTCCTGGAGCCCCGGCACATCGAGGTCCAGATCCTCGGCGACCTCTTCGGCAACATCATCCACCTGGGCGAGCGCGAGTGCTCCATCCAGCGCCGGCACCAGAAGCTGATCGAGGAGAGCCCCAGCCCCGCGCTGACCCCCGAGCTCCGCCGCCGCATCCACGAGACGGCCGTGCGCGCCGCCAAGGCCGTCGGCTACTTCAACGCGGGCACCATCGAGTTCCTGCTGGACGCCCGGGGCGACTTCTTCTTCATGGAGATGAACACCCGGGTCCAGGTCGAGCACCCCGTGACGGAGATGGTCTCGGGCGTCGACATCGTCAAGGAGCAGATCCGCATCGCCGCGGGCCGCAAGCTCTCGTACAGCCAGGACGACATCGTCCTGCGCGGCCACGCCGTGGAGTGCCGCATCAACGCCGAGGACCCGTGGAAGTTCACGCCCTGCCCCGGCCGCATCACCGCCCTCCACTTCCCCGGCGGCCCCGGCATCCGCATGGACACCGCCATGCACCAGGAGGCCACGATCCCGCCCTACTACGACTCCATGGTGGCCAAGCTCATCGCCTACGGGAGCGACCGCACCGAGGCCCTGGCCCGCATGCGCCGCGCCCTGGACACCCTCGTCGTGGAGGGCATCCGCACCACCGCCCCCCTGCACCACCGCATCATCGAGCACCCGGACTTCGTCAAAGGCGCCTTCAGCACCAAGTGGCTGGAGGGCTTCCTGGCGGACCTGGAGAAGGAGCGCGCCGAGGCCGCCGAAGCCTGA
- the nusB gene encoding transcription antitermination factor NusB, which produces MGVRRRGREYALQMLYAMDVTEYLPDEVFAGFNAIQDLNRDAFYYARRLVDGVHGHLDEIDAALTRFAEHWKIHRMAVVDRNLLRLGVYELMFLKEIPFPIVINEALEIIKEFSDQEGTQFVNGILDAASKEFRPNETGAKGRGRKAAVAEPAEEQ; this is translated from the coding sequence ATGGGCGTCCGCCGCCGGGGGCGCGAGTACGCCCTCCAGATGCTCTACGCCATGGACGTCACGGAGTACCTCCCCGACGAGGTCTTCGCGGGGTTCAACGCCATCCAGGACCTGAACCGGGACGCCTTCTACTACGCCCGGCGCCTGGTGGACGGCGTCCACGGCCATCTGGACGAGATCGACGCGGCGCTGACCCGCTTCGCCGAGCACTGGAAGATCCACCGCATGGCCGTGGTGGACCGCAACCTCCTGCGCCTCGGCGTCTACGAGTTGATGTTCCTGAAGGAGATCCCCTTCCCCATCGTCATCAACGAGGCGCTGGAGATCATCAAGGAATTCAGCGACCAGGAAGGGACGCAGTTCGTCAACGGCATCCTGGACGCCGCCAGCAAGGAATTCAGACCCAACGAGACGGGGGCCAAGGGCCGGGGCCGCAAGGCCGCCGTGGCCGAGCCCGCCGAGGAGCAGTGA
- the ribH gene encoding 6,7-dimethyl-8-ribityllumazine synthase, which yields MGIFEGQLRVEKGDRFALVAARFNEFIVDRLIGGATDCIIRHGGSEAQIDLIRVPGAFELPLVAKRAAKSGAYAGVIVLGAVIRGGTPHFDMIAAEVTKGTAQVALDAGIPVIFGVLTTDTVEQAIDRAGTKMGNKGWEAAQSLLETVDLLHVMGGKVQGGH from the coding sequence ATGGGGATCTTTGAGGGCCAGCTACGTGTGGAAAAGGGCGACCGGTTCGCCCTGGTCGCCGCACGATTCAACGAGTTCATCGTCGACCGCCTCATCGGAGGGGCGACCGACTGCATCATCCGCCACGGCGGCAGCGAGGCCCAGATCGACCTCATCCGGGTGCCCGGAGCCTTCGAGCTGCCCCTGGTCGCCAAGCGGGCCGCCAAGAGCGGCGCCTACGCCGGCGTCATCGTCCTGGGCGCTGTGATCCGGGGCGGCACGCCCCACTTCGACATGATCGCCGCCGAGGTCACCAAGGGCACCGCCCAGGTGGCCCTGGACGCCGGCATCCCCGTGATCTTCGGGGTCCTGACCACCGACACGGTGGAGCAGGCCATCGACCGCGCCGGCACCAAGATGGGCAACAAGGGCTGGGAAGCCGCCCAGAGCCTGCTCGAGACCGTGGACCTCCTGCACGTCATGGGCGGCAAGGTCCAGGGGGGCCACTGA
- a CDS encoding agmatine deiminase family protein, translating into MTDLRFPGEWEPHAATWLAWPHNRMDWPGRFHAIPFVYAEILRHLARRERVDLLVQDEAAQRRAQAFLARAHAPLENIRFHIRPTDRIWMRDSGCTFVKDGDRLKAVAWTFNAWAKYDNWQRDREVAPFMAQVAGAPVIRGRRGDQPLVLEGGSIDADGRGTLLTTEECLLSDVQVRNPGMTRDAYERAFAEHLGIRKVIWLGDGVKGDDTHGHVDDLSRFVAPRTVVTVVEPRKDDPNHAPLAENLRRLKAATDADGHPLEVIELPMPGPLYYRGVRLPASYGNFYIANGLVLCPVFNDPHDRHALDTLAKVFPDREVVGIYSGDFIWGFGAMHCMSQQQPA; encoded by the coding sequence ATGACCGACCTTCGCTTCCCCGGGGAGTGGGAGCCCCATGCGGCCACGTGGCTCGCCTGGCCCCACAACCGCATGGACTGGCCCGGGCGCTTCCACGCCATCCCCTTCGTGTACGCGGAGATCCTCCGCCACCTGGCCCGCCGCGAGCGGGTGGACCTGCTCGTCCAGGACGAGGCCGCCCAGCGCCGGGCCCAGGCCTTCCTCGCCCGCGCCCACGCGCCCCTGGAGAACATCCGCTTCCACATCCGCCCCACCGACCGCATCTGGATGCGGGATTCCGGCTGCACCTTCGTGAAGGACGGCGACCGGCTGAAGGCCGTGGCCTGGACGTTCAACGCCTGGGCCAAGTACGACAACTGGCAGCGGGACCGGGAGGTGGCCCCCTTCATGGCCCAGGTGGCCGGGGCCCCCGTGATCCGCGGACGCCGCGGCGACCAGCCCCTCGTCCTGGAGGGTGGGAGCATCGACGCCGACGGCCGGGGCACCCTCCTCACCACCGAGGAGTGCCTCCTCAGCGACGTGCAGGTCCGCAACCCGGGCATGACCCGGGACGCGTACGAGCGGGCCTTCGCCGAGCACCTGGGCATCCGGAAGGTCATCTGGCTGGGGGACGGCGTGAAGGGCGACGACACCCACGGCCACGTGGACGACCTGAGCCGCTTCGTGGCCCCCCGCACCGTCGTCACGGTGGTGGAACCCCGCAAGGACGACCCCAACCATGCGCCCCTGGCGGAGAACCTGCGCCGCCTGAAGGCCGCCACCGACGCGGACGGGCACCCCCTGGAGGTCATCGAGCTCCCCATGCCCGGTCCCCTGTACTACCGGGGCGTGCGGCTTCCCGCCAGCTACGGCAACTTCTACATCGCCAACGGCCTGGTCCTCTGCCCCGTCTTCAACGACCCCCACGACCGCCACGCCCTGGACACCCTCGCCAAGGTCTTCCCCGACCGGGAGGTCGTGGGCATCTACAGCGGGGACTTCATCTGGGGCTTCGGCGCCATGCATTGCATGAGCCAGCAGCAGCCGGCCTGA
- a CDS encoding carbon-nitrogen hydrolase yields the protein MAPTSYKVGLIQMSCGPEPEENLRKALAFVEEAAARGAQVICLPELFQTQYFCQREDAALFDLAEPIPGPATAALGEVARRRGVVVLSSLFERRAPGLYHNTMVVQEADGEIAGIYRKMHIPDDPLYYEKFYFTPGDLGFRAHDTRFGKVGTLVCWDQWYPEGARLTALQGASILFYPTAIGWHPDEKAAFGEAQHDAWRTVQRGHAVANGIYVAGVNRCGFETGDIRGQAAPGKGLEFWGGTFLADPFGRILLEASHDKEEILVGEVDLRHLEDVRRNWPFFRDRRIDAYGDLPRRFID from the coding sequence TTGGCCCCCACGTCCTACAAAGTCGGTCTCATCCAGATGTCCTGCGGTCCCGAGCCGGAGGAGAACCTGCGGAAGGCCCTCGCCTTCGTCGAGGAGGCCGCCGCCCGGGGCGCGCAGGTGATCTGCCTACCGGAACTCTTCCAGACCCAGTACTTCTGCCAGCGGGAAGACGCCGCCCTCTTCGACCTGGCCGAGCCCATCCCCGGCCCCGCGACGGCGGCCCTGGGGGAGGTCGCCCGCCGGCGCGGCGTGGTCGTCCTCTCCTCCCTCTTCGAGCGCCGGGCCCCGGGCCTCTACCACAACACGATGGTGGTGCAGGAGGCGGACGGCGAGATCGCCGGGATCTACCGCAAGATGCACATCCCCGACGATCCCCTCTACTACGAGAAGTTCTACTTCACCCCCGGCGACCTGGGCTTCCGGGCCCACGACACCCGGTTCGGCAAGGTGGGCACCCTCGTGTGCTGGGACCAGTGGTACCCCGAGGGCGCCCGCCTCACGGCCCTCCAGGGCGCCAGCATCCTCTTCTACCCCACCGCCATCGGCTGGCATCCCGATGAGAAGGCCGCCTTCGGCGAGGCCCAGCACGACGCCTGGCGCACGGTCCAGCGGGGCCACGCGGTGGCCAACGGCATCTACGTGGCCGGCGTGAACCGCTGCGGCTTCGAGACCGGCGACATCCGGGGCCAGGCGGCGCCGGGCAAGGGCCTGGAATTCTGGGGCGGCACCTTCCTCGCCGACCCCTTCGGCCGCATCCTCCTCGAGGCCAGCCACGACAAGGAAGAGATCCTCGTCGGCGAGGTGGACCTCCGCCATCTGGAGGACGTGCGCCGCAACTGGCCCTTCTTCCGCGACCGGCGCATCGACGCCTACGGGGACCTTCCCCGCCGCTTCATCGACTGA
- a CDS encoding NADH-quinone oxidoreductase subunit B family protein: MLKILASRLRQGHRTNRFPVEAPALPDRFRGRPVLRPEECPTGCDACARACPTRAITLEEGLAVDLGRCLFCTECTDVCPRDTALVFSGEYRLATRTSADLVVRSGSSYALAEALEARALALFGRSLKLRVVSAGGCNGCEVDVNVLGTVGWDLGRFGIQVVASPRHADAVVICGPITRNMEAGLRKTLDATPDPKLVIAVGACALSGGPYLDQEEQLCGAPGMGLPVDLFIPGCPPHPLTILDGLLRLLDKVGDGGRG, encoded by the coding sequence ATGCTCAAGATCCTGGCCTCCCGGCTCCGGCAGGGGCACCGCACCAACCGCTTCCCCGTGGAGGCCCCGGCCCTGCCGGACCGCTTCCGGGGCCGTCCCGTCCTCCGGCCCGAGGAATGCCCCACCGGCTGCGACGCCTGCGCCCGGGCCTGCCCCACCCGGGCCATCACCCTGGAGGAGGGCCTGGCCGTGGACCTGGGCCGCTGCCTCTTCTGCACCGAGTGCACGGACGTCTGCCCCCGGGACACGGCCCTCGTCTTCAGCGGGGAGTACCGCCTGGCCACGCGCACGTCCGCAGACTTGGTCGTCCGCTCAGGCTCCTCGTACGCGCTCGCCGAGGCCCTGGAGGCCCGGGCCCTGGCCCTCTTCGGCCGCAGCCTCAAGCTCCGCGTGGTCAGCGCCGGCGGCTGCAACGGCTGCGAGGTGGACGTGAACGTGCTGGGCACCGTCGGCTGGGACCTGGGCCGCTTCGGCATCCAGGTGGTGGCCAGTCCCCGCCACGCGGACGCCGTCGTGATCTGCGGCCCCATCACCCGCAACATGGAGGCGGGCCTGCGCAAGACCCTGGACGCCACCCCCGACCCCAAGCTCGTCATCGCCGTGGGGGCCTGCGCCCTCTCCGGCGGCCCCTACCTGGACCAGGAGGAGCAGCTCTGCGGCGCGCCCGGCATGGGGCTCCCCGTGGACCTCTTCATCCCGGGGTGCCCGCCCCACCCCCTCACCATCCTGGACGGCCTGCTCCGCCTGCTGGACAAGGTGGGGGACGGGGGCCGGGGGTAG
- a CDS encoding pentapeptide repeat-containing protein: MPLRRSLSPLVLALALAAPGPALRADLVFVAAGFTFQGASGPVHWINTLHHTAEELAALTAQLKAAGDASLLGYVQALDRAAAAGATRKAPLRPSSADEKAATEANPLVGLRLDGRGFFLQDLVKDQDFAQALFFPGQTLAGRDLSGCTFANADLAGVDLSACTLTGCCFDGAHLVGTQLPPGALEDPANLFQGAVHSGGKLDLRLRPDKPTKTPPGRTLVLAGPLELGLEVGREGWYAQLPKGTVPVPVTEVPLDGLDRGRPLGIVPGASLLSLLMEDRKTLVKMAPESYWIFTFPEPVGALGPHDDGLWCTLPASGRILFSCGRDALANRAANPVATLKGGVAGPGLPASRLETLTVGEGGGGIDLTLPRENGTFATARIFAAQDGERVLALGPVAPGSSRFGLAATTRGLVVLGTEGPRRLPLEACPFKAEGPVPALAQDKGGRLVVLQGGVLHHLHPGRPHGKRKRGGELVPLPARALADKVVSGLACCQDGTLAFCTSRPSGLGRLDGNDAQWWALDEGSQPVEIVEAGPDVFVLRLAGRNSLLSVHLRLLAEEAAARKAEKPARAQATPAINPPKPPPTPAQPAAEEKTSRPAPYGTIGLDHILQGHAHGADPTRGWFPKGATRAWIAERAAEAMTQASHVLDSFQGRKLFGRTFDAPIGHVVDACTGQRVETRSALCVYDPADRHVVTFYPVWSLPRYPAAPTEAKDR; the protein is encoded by the coding sequence ATGCCGCTCCGCCGTTCCCTGTCCCCCCTCGTCCTGGCCCTGGCCCTCGCCGCGCCGGGCCCCGCCCTCCGCGCCGACCTCGTGTTCGTGGCCGCGGGCTTCACCTTCCAGGGCGCCTCCGGGCCCGTCCACTGGATCAACACCCTCCACCACACCGCCGAGGAACTCGCCGCCCTGACCGCCCAGCTCAAGGCCGCCGGCGACGCCTCCCTCCTCGGCTACGTCCAGGCCCTGGACCGGGCGGCGGCCGCCGGGGCCACCCGGAAAGCGCCCCTCCGCCCGTCATCGGCCGACGAGAAAGCCGCCACCGAGGCGAACCCCCTCGTGGGCCTGCGCCTGGACGGGCGCGGCTTCTTCCTCCAGGATCTGGTGAAGGACCAGGATTTCGCCCAGGCCCTCTTCTTCCCGGGCCAGACCCTGGCCGGCCGGGACCTCAGCGGCTGCACCTTCGCCAACGCGGACCTGGCCGGCGTGGATCTGAGCGCCTGCACCCTCACCGGCTGCTGCTTCGACGGGGCCCACCTGGTCGGCACCCAGCTCCCCCCCGGCGCCCTGGAGGATCCCGCCAACCTTTTCCAGGGGGCCGTCCACTCGGGGGGCAAGCTGGACCTGCGCCTGCGGCCGGACAAGCCCACGAAGACCCCCCCGGGGCGCACCCTCGTCCTCGCCGGCCCCCTCGAACTGGGCCTGGAGGTGGGGCGCGAGGGCTGGTATGCCCAGCTCCCCAAGGGCACGGTGCCCGTGCCCGTCACGGAGGTCCCCCTGGACGGCCTGGACCGGGGCCGCCCCCTGGGGATCGTCCCCGGCGCCAGCCTGCTCAGCCTCCTCATGGAGGACCGGAAGACCCTCGTCAAGATGGCCCCCGAGAGCTACTGGATCTTCACCTTCCCGGAGCCCGTGGGCGCCCTGGGGCCCCACGACGACGGCCTCTGGTGCACCCTGCCCGCCTCGGGCCGCATCCTCTTCTCCTGCGGACGGGACGCCCTGGCCAACCGCGCCGCCAACCCCGTGGCGACCCTCAAGGGCGGGGTCGCCGGGCCGGGCCTGCCGGCGTCGCGGCTGGAGACCCTCACCGTCGGCGAAGGGGGCGGCGGCATCGACCTGACCCTGCCCCGGGAGAACGGGACCTTCGCCACGGCGCGAATCTTCGCCGCCCAGGACGGCGAGCGGGTCCTCGCCCTGGGCCCCGTCGCCCCGGGCAGCTCCCGGTTCGGCCTGGCCGCCACCACCCGGGGGCTCGTGGTCCTGGGGACGGAAGGCCCCCGGCGCCTCCCCCTCGAGGCCTGCCCCTTCAAGGCGGAGGGCCCGGTGCCGGCCCTGGCCCAGGACAAGGGCGGCCGCCTCGTCGTCCTCCAGGGGGGCGTCCTGCACCACCTGCATCCGGGCCGCCCCCACGGGAAGCGCAAGAGGGGAGGCGAGCTGGTGCCCCTCCCCGCCCGGGCCCTGGCGGACAAGGTGGTGTCAGGCCTGGCCTGCTGCCAGGATGGCACCCTCGCCTTCTGCACCTCCCGCCCCTCGGGCCTCGGGCGCCTGGACGGCAACGACGCCCAGTGGTGGGCCCTGGACGAGGGCAGCCAGCCCGTGGAGATCGTCGAAGCGGGACCGGACGTGTTCGTCCTCCGGCTCGCGGGCCGGAACAGCCTCCTGTCGGTCCACCTCCGCCTGCTGGCCGAGGAAGCCGCCGCCCGGAAGGCGGAGAAGCCCGCCCGCGCCCAGGCCACCCCGGCCATCAACCCACCGAAGCCTCCGCCCACCCCGGCCCAGCCCGCCGCGGAGGAGAAGACCTCCCGTCCGGCCCCCTACGGCACCATCGGCCTGGACCACATCCTCCAGGGCCACGCCCACGGCGCCGACCCCACCCGGGGCTGGTTCCCCAAGGGCGCCACCCGGGCCTGGATCGCGGAGCGAGCCGCCGAGGCCATGACCCAGGCCAGCCACGTCCTGGACAGTTTCCAGGGCCGGAAGCTCTTCGGCCGGACCTTCGACGCGCCGATCGGACATGTGGTGGACGCATGCACGGGCCAGCGGGTCGAGACCCGCAGCGCCCTCTGCGTGTACGACCCCGCCGACCGGCACGTGGTGACCTTCTACCCCGTCTGGAGCCTGCCCCGCTACCCGGCCGCCCCAACCGAGGCCAAGGACCGATGA